The window CACCTTTGCATGGCTGTTCCTGGTCTTCATCCGGCTGTTGCCGGCGATCTCGATCTCGGAGATGCGCCTGCTGGTGCGCGAGAGCGCGAAGGAGGCCGCATGACGGGCAACTGGGGGCTGATGGCGGAATTCGCCACCGCCGACGAACTGCTGGCCGCCGCACGGCGCGTCCACGCCGTCGGCTACCGGCATGCCGAGGCGTATTCGCCCTTCCCCGTCGAAGGCCTGGCGGAGGCGCTCGGTTTCCAAGGCAGCCGGGTGCCGTTCTTCACGTTCGTGGGAGCGGCTTTGGGCGGCGCCTCCGGCTTTTTCATGCAGTGGTACTCGGCCGTGATCGACTATCCGGTCAACATCGGCGGACGTCCCCTGAACAGCTGGCCGATGTTCGTGCCGGTGACTTTCGAACTGGCCGTGCTGGGCGGCGCGCTGGCCGCCGTCCTTGCGATGCTGATCGGCAGCGGCCTGCCGCGGCTGCGGCATCCGGTGTTCGGCGCACGCGACTTCGAGCTGGCAACGCGCAACCGGTTCTTCCTGTGCCTGCGCAGTGACGACCCGGCCTTCGACGCCGAGCAGGCGCCCCGGCTCCTGGACGGCATGAAGCCGCTGCGCCTGGTGGAGGTGCCGCTGTGACGGCCCGCGCACTCGCTTTCGGCGCCCTGCTGCTGTTCGGCTTGGCAGGCTGTGAGCGGACGATGCGCGACATGTACGAGCAGCCCCGCTACGGCCCTGGCGAGGGCAGCCCGCTCTTTCCCGACGGGCGTGCGGCGCGCCCGCCGCCGCCCGGCAGCGTGGCCAATGCCTCAGGCGATCTCGCCGCCACCAGCAGCGGACGCCATGGGCAAGCTGAAGTGGCACTGCGCGAATCGGCCTACGCCGCGAGCGCGCCGCCGCCCGTCACCCGAACGCTGCTTCAGCGCGGCCAGGAGCGCTACAGCATCTATTGCCTGCCATGCCACAGCCCCGTGGGCGACGGCGACGGGCCGATCGTTCGCCGTGGCTTTCCGCGCCCGCCTTCCTACCACGAGCAGCGCCTGCGCGAGGCACCGGACCGGTACTTCTTCGACGTCATCACGCACGGCCGCGGCATCATGTATTCGTACGCGGACCGCGTCGCGCCCGAAGACCGCTGGGCCATCGTCGCCTACATCCGCGCCTTGCAATTGAGCCAGCATGCGCCGCTGGCAGCCCTGCCGCCCGCCCTGCAGGAGAAGCTTGCCGCCATGCCGGCCGAGCCGCCGGCGAACAAGGAGCCGGCACGATGAGCCGCGGCAACCTTGCCGGCCTGCTCCTGCTCGCCGTGTCGCTGGCTGGCTGGTGGGTCGATGCGCGCGTGCTGCTGGCGAGCTGGCTGGCCGCGTGGTGGTGGTCGCTGGGCCTGGTCCTGGGCTGCTTCGTCAACGCATGGATGCACCGGCTCACAGGCGGGGCCTGGGGCGAGGCACTGCGGTCGGTCGCCCTGCTGCTGGGCCGCCGCATGCCCTGGCTGCTGCTGGCGCTGCTGCCGGTGCTCGCCGGCATGGGGCTGCTCTATCCCTGGGCCGGCGAGCCGCAGCGAGCGTGGCTGGAAGCGTTCTCGAGGCCGGCATTCGTGCGCGCCTGGCTGTCAACGCCGTTCTTCATCGCGCGCGTCGCGGTGTACGCGATCGCCTGGTGGTGGCTCACGCGCGAGGCCTCTCTCGAGCGCAAAGGACGCGCGGCCGCTTCGCTCGCAGTGCACACCGTCCTGAGCTCGCTCGCCGCTGTGGATCTGCTGATGTCACTGCTGCCCGGCTGGTACAGCACCGCATTCGGACTGATCGTGCTGGCCGTGCAGGCGCTGGGCGGCGCAGCCCTGGCCGTGCTGCTCGTGGCCTGGTGCCTGCCGCGGCGGCTCGAGGCGGATGCCGCGCGGCGTCTGCCGCTGTCACGCGACCTGGGCAATCTCCTGTTGATGTGGAGCATGACCTGGGCCTATCTGGCCTTCATGCAGTTCCTCGTCATCTGGGCCGAGAACCTGCCGCGCGAGATCGCCTGGTACGTGCCGCGGCTGCAGACCGGATGGGTCGACGTGGCGATCGCGCTGGTGCTGCTGCAATGGCTGCTGCCATGCGTGGCACTGCTGTTCCGAGCCGTGAAGGACCGGCCGGCGCGCCTGGCGCCGGTGGCCGCGCTGCTGGTCGCCGCTTCGGCCCTGGACGTCGCGTGGACCGTGCTGCCGTCCGTGGCGCCGCACAGCCTGCATGGCTGGTGGCTGCTGCCGCTCACCTTCTGCGGCATGGGCCTGCTGCTGTTCGGCGG is drawn from Variovorax sp. PBS-H4 and contains these coding sequences:
- a CDS encoding c-type cytochrome, which translates into the protein MTARALAFGALLLFGLAGCERTMRDMYEQPRYGPGEGSPLFPDGRAARPPPPGSVANASGDLAATSSGRHGQAEVALRESAYAASAPPPVTRTLLQRGQERYSIYCLPCHSPVGDGDGPIVRRGFPRPPSYHEQRLREAPDRYFFDVITHGRGIMYSYADRVAPEDRWAIVAYIRALQLSQHAPLAALPPALQEKLAAMPAEPPANKEPAR
- a CDS encoding DUF3341 domain-containing protein, with translation MTGNWGLMAEFATADELLAAARRVHAVGYRHAEAYSPFPVEGLAEALGFQGSRVPFFTFVGAALGGASGFFMQWYSAVIDYPVNIGGRPLNSWPMFVPVTFELAVLGGALAAVLAMLIGSGLPRLRHPVFGARDFELATRNRFFLCLRSDDPAFDAEQAPRLLDGMKPLRLVEVPL